In a genomic window of Rhododendron vialii isolate Sample 1 chromosome 12a, ASM3025357v1:
- the LOC131309434 gene encoding uncharacterized protein LOC131309434, whose protein sequence is MGVTGKDSLQDCVKVRDIFYTHHLAYEVPMAIVILSQPTGGQLCWRLAPFVYTLIWEDKPEDMSDKDWDKFNRQACGSIRLCLAKDQKYFVMRETKAKDLWKKLEDKFMTKSVENRLYSKKKLFRFQFRAGSSMNEHLSDFNKILADLQNLDANILDEDKALILLNSLPTSYDHLVTTLLYDKCAYCHNKGHWKRDCHVLRSKDSNSNYASDEDDDLKALVSLMPVSHSRESKWILDSDCGCHVCPNRDWFSSLKELDGGDVFVGDGGACKTLGIGTISLVMHDGFIWTLDNVRYVPSVKYNLISLGALETVGSVITLKSGALKVSFGNLVVMEGVRCNNLYFLEGSTVLGGAATGALDIGESVLDTTALGHECFDDLGKQSGVHFGEHYASEKQLGVKFDMAVDRFIGALDIV, encoded by the exons ATGGGGGTGACTGGAAAA GACAGCCTTCAGGATTGCGTTAAG GTTAGAGACATTTTTTATACTCACCATTTGGCATATGAGGTTCCAATGGCTATCGTCATTTTGAGTCAACCAACTGGGGGCCAACTCTGTTGGCGTTTGGCGCCATTTGTGTACACTCTCATTTGGGAG GACAAACCGGAGGACATGAGTGATAAGGATTGGGATAAGTTTAATCGTCAGGCTTGTGGTTCCATTCGGCTATGTCTCGCAAAAGATCAAAAGTATTTTGTTATGCGAGAGACGAAGGCGAAGGATCTTTGGAAGAAGCTCGAGGATAAGTTCATGACCAAGAGCGTAGAGAACCGCCTCTACTCGAAGAAGAAGCTCTTCCGTTTCCAGTTCCGTGCAGGTAGTTCTATGAATGAGCACTTGTCtgattttaataaaatacttGCTGATCTTCAGAATTTGGATGCCAATATTCTTGACGAGGATAAGGCTTTGATTTTGTTGAATTCTCTTCCTACTTCGTATGATCACCTTGTTACTACTTTGTTATATG ACAAGTGTGCTTACTGTCACAACAAAGGTCATTGGAAAAGGGATTGTCATGTCTTAAGGAGTAAGGACTCCAATTCCAATTATGCTTCtgatgaggatgatgatttgAAAGCTTTGGTGAGTCTCATGCCTGTTAGCCACTCGAGGGAGTCGAAGtggattttggattctgatTGTGGCTGTCATGTGTGTCCTAATAGGGATTGGTTCTCTAGCTTGAAAGAGTTAGATGGCGGTGATGTTTTTGTGGGTGATGGCGGTGCTTGCAAGACTTTGGGAATAGGTACAATCAGCTTGGTTATGCATGATGGATTCATTTGGACATTGGATAATGTTCGGTATGTACCGAGCGTGAAATATAATCTCATCTCTCTGGGTGCCTTAGAGACCGTAGGTTCGGTGATCACTTTGAAGAGTGGAGCTCTAAAGGTTTCATTTGGCAATCTGGTTGTGATGGAGGGCGTTAGGTGCAATAATTTGTATTTTCTTGAAGGGAGTACAGTGTTGGGTGGAGCAGCCACTGGCGCTTTGGATATTGGGGAATCTGTTCTGGATACTACCGCTTTGGGGCACGAATGCTTTGATGATTTGGGGAAGCAATCCGGGGTTCATTTTGGGGAGCATTATGCTTCGGAGAAGCAACTTGGAGTCAAGTTCGACATGGCAGTCGACCGCTTCATCGGAGCACTTGACATTGTTTAG
- the LOC131309435 gene encoding proline-rich extensin-like protein EPR1, which produces MPTIYYTVRSLCCAPLDANADKLLSSAVSWIPGASTSTIIPSQGTTSSAPPLQQPSSATLTALARAFVPSRPAPPLQQPSSSTLSAKATAFIPPRPTPPLQQPSTTTLSASARAFVPPQLTPPLQHPATTTLSGSARVFVPPQPTPPLHQPSSATALVPPQPTPPLQQPSSAGPTTPLQPPSAQTPIDSQGGLFLRACRNTVAHHHQNVWNATKSVGTDELDAIEHIQAAVLEGLGGEAAGSNSNLLYFVCQPIAICSQFSSLQLVHIL; this is translated from the exons ATGCCTACTATATACTACACAGTCCGATCTTTATG TTGTGCCCCATTGGATGCAAACGCCGACAAACTTCTAAGTTCTGCAGTGTCTTGGATACCGGGAGCTTCAACATCAACAATTATTCCAAGCCAAGGCACTACTAGCTCTGCTCCACCTCTCCAGCAGCCCTCCTCCGCTACCTTGACTGCTTTGGCAAGAGCCTTTGTTCCTTCCCGGCCTGCTCCACCTCTCCAGCAACCCTCCTCCTCTACCTTGAGTGCTAAAGCGACAGCATTTATTCCTCCCCGCCCCACTCCACCTCTCCAGCAGCCCTCCACCACAACCTTGAGTGCTTCGGCACGGGCGTTTGTTCCACCCCAGCTCACTCCACCTCTCCAGCATCCCGCCACCACTACCTTGAGTGGTTCAGCACGGGTGTTTGTTCCACCCCAGCCCACTCCACCTCTCCATCAGCCCTCCTCTGCTACTGCGCTTGTTCCTCCCCAGCCCACTCCACCTCTCCAGCAGCCATCCTCCGCCGGGCCCACTACACCTCTCCAGCCCCCCTCCGCTCAAACACCAATAGACTCTCAAGGGGGTTTGTTTTTGAGGGCCTGCAGAAACACGGTTGCTCATCATCACCAAAAT GTATGGAACGCAACTAAGAGTGTTGGGACAGACGAATTGGATGCAATTGAACATATACAAGCTGCAGTTCTAGAGGGGCTTGGTGGAGAAGCTGCAGGGTCCAACTCCAACCTCTTGTACTTTGTTTGCCAACCCATTGCAATATGTTCTCAATTCAGCTCCTTACAACTTGTGCACATCTTGTGA